The Lutzomyia longipalpis isolate SR_M1_2022 chromosome 2, ASM2433408v1 DNA window CAAATAAAGATAATTGTAGAAACAAGAATTCTCTTTAGAAGTTTCAAAGTTCTGTGAAAATAAGGATTTTCAGGctcattttcttataaaatttatttaaaagagcaaaaatttattttatgatttttagtGTGATCCAGGGATGTAATCAGGAATTAATTCAGagatgtttttaatttttttttactgataaagaccataaaaattaatatcttaaatacatttaaaatggattaaaaacgATTtaacagctttttttttacaaacatttgatatttctcttctaacgtttcatgttaatttttaacgtttcaaCGTTCCTTTTTAACGGTTGGCATATgtctaacgtttgacgattctgctttaatatttgacgtttttcttttcaataattttctattgttCTATCaaacgtttaatttttaataaaacatttgaaaattttctttctaaaaatgaATCAGCGAGTCCTTGCGTATAGTCATGCCGAGAGCCCCTTAATCTACATTTTCcattaggaaaaattatttcatgaataatttctcaatgagGCGGCAGGCAAGATATTTTCTTCTGTGATAAGCAACCAATTAAAACTTCCATTCCactatcaaattaaaaaattataaagattaaaattctttcacctGACTCACATTTTCAAGAGCAGATTCCTAATTAGAAAAGTTGCAATAAGGAATTTTCActtgaattttcccaaatcCCCCTCAATGGTTTTCCTCTCTGCTGAAGAATTAACCTTTAAGCTctctcatctctctctctccataaacgtgctgatttttttcaaaaaatatttttctacctACCTCGTGGAGTGTAGAATAATCAGCAACACAGCGCACTCGCTAAAAGCTCGCGCTCACTCAACTCAGGTGCGTGAATGGGAGGTGATTTAAAGTGCGCTGCTACATTCCCAGGTGGTTTAGTTTTCGGGAAGACAACGACGCGGCAACATGATAAGAGCTCCGTTGAATTGCATGTCGTAGTTCCCGTGGACCTTGTGTGTGGATGAGTTTGTGAAAAtcattctgaatttttattgttggttttatttattttggatttggtaaaaaaaaatgcggtaaacaggaaaattttgtactttttggTGGAattgcaacaacaaaaaagtgaAGGATAATTATCGagttttgttgaagagaagataaacaaaattagtgtcttttgttatttaattcttgtggttttttttgtaagaaaatatatacatttacCTTTGGAGAAGTGAAGagtttttgtgcaaatttgtGGAAGTCCCAGTGAAGCATCAAGAAGCTGAAAAAGGTGATACAAACAAGTTTGAAAAGATGTGAAGATCAAGAAGAGAAAAGTGGTTTaattgttttgtaaaaaatcagTGCTGCTTCTTTGCAGAAGAAGAACTTGTagcaaggattttttttttattggaatttccCACAAGAGTGATCTTCGGCgctataatagaaaaattattcattaaaggGCATCATACAAAGtctttttacataataaaattgtatattgaatttataaaccTTCAAATTCACGAGTCAACGCTTTACGATCGCCTTGACTATTCCAGACAACGACACAATATAATACGATAAGCTGctatttttgtggaaaaaattcttaattattttgtgatcACTTTTACGTgcttaaagttaaaaatatcCGGATTGATTCTTTtggagatatttttattttatagaagaCTATTTGTCTTTTGGTTACAAGAAGGTCTATTATGTTTTtgctaaattgattttgctaaaaatctaattaagtagaaaattttcttttgaaaagaCATTATTtgtcattgaaaaaaattcccaaaataaaaatttttatagcacTAAATGTGTCTCAACTATCAAGAGTAAATTTTGTAGTAtttcttttagatttattaattatttttaatccttCAACAGAATAGCAAAGAAAGGGGtaaattctgtaaaaaaaaaccctcttttttcttttttattgtacaAGGCAAAATATCAAAGTTTGTCTTTTATAGCACTAAAAATGTCTCTACTAAtaagactatttttttttagaacttttaaatctGATAATTCTGTTCAAAgcataataaagaaataaactcAAATCTCACGTATtctataattgaaaaatattcttaacagAAGCacctataaattttaattaattttaatttaaaattgaaaaaaaaatcgtcctCTCAGACTTTCTCACAGCAAAGTGCGCGCAATGAAAAGGAGGTCGTACGCGCCAAATGACCAATTCGTGCCGAAAAAGTGATCAAAAAagtgcattaaaaaaaaacattctttaagAGTTGAAAagatatagaaaaaatataaaaattttaatatgtcgAAAGCATCATTATGTCAAGGCTGCGATCGTAGCGGGTGATCGCGCGTGTGAAAAATACAtcgacaaaaaaatcacattattTTCTCACTCTGTACGCATTCAGCGGCATGTTCTCAAGCCTCACGCGAGAGGTTTTTAATCAATGAGATCGCACCTCGCTGATTAATCTGTGCAGGTACACCCTTGCACTTCCTCCTGCAATGATCGCgctctcttctctctctctccgtgGCGATGAGATTATAAGCGACGACTGAAGATCACATTGTGcggaaaaatttcaagatcaAACCATTTTATTGTGCttcaatttcactttcattcaACTCACGAcggacttttttcttctctctctctccctctcaaTTCAGTTCTAACaccaaaaagaagaaattcatcttCGGAGATCGACTAAAGCAAAgagaagaacaagaaaaaataataaattaatataaaaaaaaacttcccagTGCATTGTGCCGATGATGATGATTGTGGGCAGAATGTGGCGAGCATTCGCAATTCCATGGATACTATTTCACTTTATTCAAGTGGCCACAGCAGGTGAGTTGCAATTCCGGGCACATTTTTGTGCGATCTTCAACGGCAAGTTCGTGCCATTGGAGAGATATTAAATAATACTACATAATGCTCATTATTTGATGACGCCTCACAGACTTGATAAGATAGCGATCGGCATCACATGAAGCAAACAAATAATAAAGCAAATTAAAACACTTCAGAAGGCAAAAATATCACAGTTTACATgtctcaaaatttttctctttattaattattatttttaacctTCTTAACCCATTTTTGGCAGCTAAATAAacggaatttttaattatttaaatagagaaaaaataagagtATTATACCTCGATCACAAAAAACATCTATAGGGGAGTATATGCTAAATACGACTGGAttagagtattttttttaattgatcatAATAGGGAAATACGGGGAATATTCAATTTAGTTGTTTTCACTATTACATTAAAACACAGATAAAGAAATTCTAGTTCTCTCAGACAGAAATTCTTTCTGTTCCagcaaattttttattttaaattacaacTTACTGACCCTACAAATCGATTTGAATTTTAGCTGCAAAAATCGGtagaaattttacttttttaatttactttacatttaattgaaattttaaattttctaagcaataaaaaataataatgttagGGCTTACAAGAAAGCGTAAAACTCTTTTTAAGTTATGTAAATTTTAGAGCTTTATTCAtgttataaataattaaataaaaattattttttagcttATATTCTTAtacgattaaaaaaataattatttattaaagtttatcAAGTGATCTATGTACTTAagatcaatatttaaaaagaaaaaaaacaaagtaatGTAGACAAATCTGCAATGAGAAGTCACTTTGGCAGAAAGTTCCCATAATAGGAATACGTTCCCTATAGTAATTTTTCCGATccgcaaattaattaatttattctgcaACATCTGCCgcagaatttattaaaaatatgacTCAGAACTTTCTTTGCGCATCactttattcaataaaataaataatttaaattatatttttgtatttatttaattaaagggGTAACTCTAGTAGGTagtcaaaaaaattctctaaagaatattaaaaaattaccaaaatcAACATATGACCCACGCTTTTCCCTAAATCtgcaattatttgaattatttcacaaaatataacATAAAATTGGTTTATAagcattattattattttttacaatgaATCACGTTTTTTAtgattcatttttcaatttttccgactaaagtttcatttttaaccacacagaaatttttattttgactcCCACGCATTGGCCTTTTCGacgaatttaattacaaaaactTTAGAGCTAAGTACtgaatttccatcaatttaaatacttaattcacagaagagaaaacttttcatgaAATCCATCGCATAAAGAACATCTTTCTCAGAAGAATCTTCCCTCTGACGctttatttcttgaattttgattaattcttgaaagtgaaaatcttttccaccgcattgaaaattatttgcaaagcgtgggaaaaaaatctttgagagTGCTCAGAGCACATCGAGAACACGAGAGAGGAGAACTTAATAGAACGTGTTAGAGAACGAAGcaataaaagaagaagttgTCGAGGAATTGCTGGGCAAttgcaatgaatttaaaaattaaatcaaccGCCGTCAAGGTTTCCAATCACTCACACACCTCCCTCATTGAgtatatggaaaattaatcaagcATGTCGCAATTGATTAATGATagattaataacttttttttcctatattaGTGAGAGATGCCTAATTGCAGTCATTGGGTTTCCAGGTGCAAACAATTAGACTGTGAGGAATATACTACATACCTTATCGTCATCAACgactaaaaaattcattttccctttcaattgttgaataaaatgtgcggtttacatttttattaattcctcGCGATTTACGTCTAGactggaatttattttatctttattacGTGTTAGGAAAATCGATTTGTGGGTTAAACTGAAAgcgacattaaaaaaaaatagacaatTAAATGTTCCTCattgttgaatttcttctttaacatttcttaGATTGCGATTATTCGAAATGCGTTGATCTGCATGTGGACTACTACCATCAGCCAATTGTCAATGCTGAGCTCGTGCAGTGCTGTGCCAATCTCAAGGATCTCTGCGACAAGACACGGTGCCCGCTGAAGCCGGTGGCGTGTAAGGAAGAGTTCCATGAGGTGGTCATGAAGAAGGGCGTCTGCTGCGATGAGTACAAGTGTGCCCCACCAAAGGACAAATGCATCGTCCGGATCAACGGAAGGGCAGCGCTGAAGAATCTCGGCGATACGTGGGATTCCGACGATCCGTGCACGAAGCACATTTGCGACTACGGCATGGATGGGAAGGCTCAAGAGAAGACATTTAAGGAATACTGCTACCACACGTGCAACAATGTACGTGAAAAAAAcgatcaaaaattcaaattttccgcTAAATTCCTTCCCGCTAATTAATACATTTTCCCCTCTTAAGCAGGAATATGAATTGAAGATCATAAAAGGACAATGTTGTGGTCAATGTGTGCAGACTAAATGCAAATTCAACGATACCCTCTACAGTGTGGGTGAAACGTGGAAAAGTGATGATCACTGTGCGCTCTACGAATGTaccaaaaaagtaattttcctacaaaattGTACTCCACAATTTAACTCCTAATCCAAATTTATTCCTTCCAAAAATAGGACGACACCGTTGCAGTAGCTTCCTACACAAAGCAATGCCCTAAACTTCCGGCTTGCAAGAAGAAGGATATCTACGTCAAGGATTGCTGCCAGTACTGCAATCCCAGACACGGTATGGGACACACAACGAATAAACATGCAGATCCTGAGGATGAGGACTACAATCCCTACGATAAGCACCCGTGCAAGAGACCCTGTGTTGAGGGAGCACAACCCATGGTTTGCAGATACAAATTCATTGTaagttcaaattaatttttaagaagaatGATTTAGTTTTACAAATAACACAAagaagaaatgtttaataaattaattttcttatagaTCGAATGGTATGAGACTCTGAGTAAAGCATGCTACAACTGCCCCTTCAATGCAACCGATTGCTTCCGGCCACACTGCATCACAGGCGATGGATCCCGAAGGAGTGTCCTTGTGGTGAATCGCAAAATGCCCGGACCTGCAATTGATGTCTGCCAGGGAGATACAATTGTTGTTGACGTGCAAAATAATCTCCTCGGTGAGACAACAACAATCCACTGGCATGGGCTCCATCAACGGCGAACTCCCTACATGGATGGTGTACCACTGATCTCTCAATGCCCAATCTCACAGGAACAGACATTCAGGTACACATTCTACGCTGATAATGCTGGAACGCACTTCTGGCACTCCCACACTGGTGTTCGCGAGGCGATGGAGCTCTTGGACCGTTGATTGTTCGGTGCCCCCCTTCGGAGGATGTTCACTACAAACTCTATGACTACGATAAGATTGAGCATCTGATGATTCTGCAGGATTGGACTTCCTTGACGGGAATTTCCATGTTCAATGCTCATCATCATTCCAATGGTGACAATAAACCAAAGAATATCTTGATTAATGGTCGTGGAAGGTTCCTCAATTCACCTGTGATACCCGTCATGGAGGATGATAGTGAAATGGATTTGGCTGCATCGTCATCCATTATTGAACCCACATCAATTCCAATGACAACGACAGATGCTACAGCTGAAGCAACAACATTTACTAGTGAAACCACGCCTGGTGCTACAACAACAAGCCTACCCGAAGGTACAACTACAACGAGCACATCAGGAGCTATATCAACAAGCACAACAGGGGCTACATCAACAGGTACAACAGATACAACAACCGAATTTGCAGCAGATTTCACATCAACAACAACCACAACTGAGAGCTCATTCGTTGATGAAGCAACAGAGGCATCAAGAACTTACGATCCAAATACTGACTTTGGCTTCATTCACGACAACAGAGATCCCACGCTGAAGACGCTCTTCCAGCATCAACAGCGCTACACGAATGTACGAAATAAGCGTGAGACACCAGCTGAAGCCTACCACAACTACCTCAATGAATCCCAGTACATCCCCCTTCACGTATATCATGTTACCAAAGACAAGAAGTTCCGTTTCCGCCTCATCAATGCGGAATTCCTCAACTGCCCCATGGAGATGTCAATTGACAATCACACAATGCTGGTCATTGCATCCGATGGGTCTGAAATTGAACCAATTGAGATTGATAGCCTTGTGAGCTATGCCGGAGAGAGATTTGACTTTGTTGTGCATGCCAATCAGAAACCCGGAAACTACTGGATTCGCGTTAAGGGTCTCATGGATTGCGATCAGAGATTCACATCAGCACATCAAGTGGCAATTTTGCGATATGCTGGTGCCCCTGAGGAGGAACCCAAAGATTGCCCAACTTATGACTACGTACGCCCTGGAAGGCAACTGAATGCCCTCAATCGTGGCATGGAGGATCGTACGACAATCTCCATTGCGGAAACAACATCAGCATATCGTGATCCCGACAATGGGGTACTGCAGAAGGAGGCTGACTTCAAGTTTTACATTTACTACGATTTCTACGCGAAGAACAACACAAACTTCCACATTCCCGGCTTGTATGGCTTCCAGGAGGTTCTCAATGACAACCAGAGACGCTATACACCACAACTTAATCACATCTCCATGCAACTGCCTACGTTCCCATTGATGCCAGCGCGACATATGATTGACGATAGCCAATTCTGCAATTCCAGCACACTCGCCAATCGCGGGATTAACTGCAAGACGGAATTCTGTGAGTGTTCGCACGTGCTTCAGGTGCCCCTAAATGCCATTGTGGAACTCGTACTCATTGATGAAGGTGACAAAgcttgaaaaaattaacattataTTGACGTGAGCAGCCCCATTAATATTGCatttgaatataatttaatattgcaGGCTTCACATATGATGCAAATCATCCCTTTCACCTGCACGGAAGTGGTTTCCATGTGATTGGCATGGAAAGGTTAGCTGGCAACATATCAGCTGAGATTGTAAGTCCTAAGCTCCTACTcactttgaaataaattcttttcaacaatatatttaaattatgcTCAAACAGGTGCAAGAACTGGATAGATCGGGAAAACTCTATCGACGCCTCAAAGGAGCCCCAATTAAGGACACCGTAACAATTCCCGATGGTGGCTACACAATTGTCCGCTTCAGAGCTGACAATCCCGGCTATTGGCTCTTCCATTGTCACATTGAATTCCACGCAGAGATCGGCATGTCGCTCGTCTTCAAAGTTGGTGAACACGATGAGATGCTTCCTGTTCC harbors:
- the LOC129788954 gene encoding LOW QUALITY PROTEIN: uncharacterized protein LOC129788954 (The sequence of the model RefSeq protein was modified relative to this genomic sequence to represent the inferred CDS: inserted 1 base in 1 codon) gives rise to the protein MMMIVGRMWRAFAIPWILFHFIQVATADCDYSKCVDLHVDYYHQPIVNAELVQCCANLKDLCDKTRCPLKPVACKEEFHEVVMKKGVCCDEYKCAPPKDKCIVRINGRAALKNLGDTWDSDDPCTKHICDYGMDGKAQEKTFKEYCYHTCNNEYELKIIKGQCCGQCVQTKCKFNDTLYSVGETWKSDDHCALYECTKKDDTVAVASYTKQCPKLPACKKKDIYVKDCCQYCNPRHGMGHTTNKHADPEDEDYNPYDKHPCKRPCVEGAQPMVCRYKFIIEWYETLSKACYNCPFNATDCFRPHCITGDGSRRSVLVVNRKMPGPAIDVCQGDTIVVDVQNNLLGETTTIHWHGLHQRRTPYMDGVPLISQCPISQEQTFRYTFYADNAGTHFWHSHTGVREXDGALGPLIVRCPPSEDVHYKLYDYDKIEHLMILQDWTSLTGISMFNAHHHSNGDNKPKNILINGRGRFLNSPVIPVMEDDSEMDLAASSSIIEPTSIPMTTTDATAEATTFTSETTPGATTTSLPEGTTTTSTSGAISTSTTGATSTGTTDTTTEFAADFTSTTTTTESSFVDEATEASRTYDPNTDFGFIHDNRDPTLKTLFQHQQRYTNVRNKRETPAEAYHNYLNESQYIPLHVYHVTKDKKFRFRLINAEFLNCPMEMSIDNHTMLVIASDGSEIEPIEIDSLVSYAGERFDFVVHANQKPGNYWIRVKGLMDCDQRFTSAHQVAILRYAGAPEEEPKDCPTYDYVRPGRQLNALNRGMEDRTTISIAETTSAYRDPDNGVLQKEADFKFYIYYDFYAKNNTNFHIPGLYGFQEVLNDNQRRYTPQLNHISMQLPTFPLMPARHMIDDSQFCNSSTLANRGINCKTEFCECSHVLQVPLNAIVELVLIDEGFTYDANHPFHLHGSGFHVIGMERLAGNISAEIVQELDRSGKLYRRLKGAPIKDTVTIPDGGYTIVRFRADNPGYWLFHCHIEFHAEIGMSLVFKVGEHDEMLPVPENFPTCSDYMPDVEAQSDSSAHRTTVNSFLFLLIAMLLRRYFP